In Silene latifolia isolate original U9 population chromosome X, ASM4854445v1, whole genome shotgun sequence, the following proteins share a genomic window:
- the LOC141623761 gene encoding BTB/POZ domain-containing protein At1g04390 produces the protein MKVTRKERKERVSNHDEQLSSLHQRLYQSLNLGFRYCDGKEKEWYTNDIELQRLVLRSLSAFLLHINPQSCHFPFVKDSVADIVKAIASILQSPNDFVLTMASQLVSKLTSILPASLLDPHVVRLTQPLSSLLSNHQSQVAIMTATALNLILSKLSHKKENEISQILEKHNVVAQLIANLKILYDKIKPIEYFVEMSSLLSSVMKIWPHTRYPVWSDTKLTQVIQLFCCKPESSVRLAVLQLYFAIALCGYGAHKLVDSGELLVNTIVNCMGESQPQSVRILAFKVAQRLTACEDLCLKVLSFSSKPVVEAIISAMNCSSTHHRKVSSSDLCLVMEACRLALITRWPGRHHGYLWRLGVHKYLLNLLMPDFLNVHPHNQSLSIEGLISVAREGLNINFLLDLRPYIWEIFGSLLAQCDEDFNPSKNGNEICIRVLITSACLSFQDSISRERLLHRANRECTLSSISAAKAVLMMMYSPCEYIAFHARLMLSEVLRLEGEEQLKHLLKDLQFIGSEVTSMPDRHQILISIMGLVCYSGLPQFYTCVVKYKGVKALLAFVRWWLRNEAHFEGVSLSSHVRDTTKLRLCCMIDIVDWEGKEIHLFLALWSLAELINRHEAEGGSIDIFAWETTYGKESFIHDIHDICARTSSSGLRWYSSYLLSLFGIYGFPSKLGKKVSSLFCEKDYGDMYLVLRDGKSIGVHKVVLLVRCPSFLPPDETSNSFPEDQVMDKIQKTKREVTLSAHVDEQAIFKVLDFVYSGCLNAEGELVRKAKVLAKHCNIQPLLHLLCKKRPKWGAAVPNFDLTSALGPAGRDYSDVILEATSKEDTGSSTNCCSFPRPHIHSHKAILMSSCKYVWALFQSGMQESRSETLKIPVSWEALYKFVVWAYSGDVPRPLSGCMWDNMDIETKMLELRPYIELCWLAEFWFIDDLGNECSQVVASFLDSPELSLKLIQFAASFSQWEIVNIAANRIASIYGNLRCSSALDVLDEGLVELIRLASVRLSQE, from the exons ATGAAAGTAacaaggaaagaaagaaaggaaagagTGAGTAATCATGATGAACAATTGAGCAGTCTCCACCAACGCCTCTATCAATCCCTTAATTTGGGTTTCag GTATTGTGATGGTAAAGAAAAGGAATGGTATACTAATGATATTGAGTTGCAAAGGTTGGTCCTTCGCTCACTTTCGGCTTTTCTTCTTCATATTAACCCACAATCCTGCCATTTTCCTTTTGTTAAG GATTCAGTTGCTGATATCGTTAAAGCAATTGCAAGTATTCTGCAATCCCCAAATGACTTTGTTTTAACAATGGCATCACAACTAGTGTCCAAATTGACAAGTATTTTGCCTGCTTCACTCTTGGACCCCCATGTTGTCCGTCTTACTCAACCCTTGTCATCCTTGTTATCCAATCATCAATCTCAAGTTGCCATTATGACTGCAACTGCTCTTAATCTTATTTTATCAAAACTCAGTCACAAGAAAGAGAATGAAATATCCCAGATTTTGGAGAAGCACAATGTTGTTGCTCAACTAATCGCTAACTTGAAAATTCTGTACGATAAGATTAAGCCTATTGAGTACTTTGTGGAGATGTCTTCTCTGTTGAGTTCAGTGATGAAGATATGGCCTCACACAAGGTATCCTGTTTGGAGTGATACTAAATTAACACAAGTTATCCAACTTTTTTGCTGCAAACCCGAGTCTTCTGTCAGACTTGCTGTTTTACAGCTGTATTTTGCTATAG CTTTATGTGGCTATGGAGCCCACAAGCTTGTGGACTCTGGGGAGCTCCTCGTGAATACAATTGTGAACTGCATGGGCGAATCACAACCTCAATCTGTTCGCATTTTGGCATTTAAAGTTGCACAACGTTTGACG GCATGTGAGGATTTATGTTTAAAAGTACTGAGTTTCTCTTCCAAACCTGTAGTGGAGGCTATCATCTCTGCAATGAACTGCTCGAGCACTCATCATAGAAAAGTTTCTAGTAGTGACTTATGTTTAGTGATGGAAGCATGTCGATTAGCATTGATTACTCGGTGGCCTGGAAGACATCACGGTTATCTTTGGAGGCTTGGAGTGCATAAATACCTCCTCAATCTACTGATGCCCGATTTCCTAAATGTACATCCACATAATCAATCCTTGTCTATTGAGGGGCTTATAAGTGTGGCTAGAGAGGGTCTAAATATAAACTTTCTCCTGGATTTGAGGCCATATATATGGGAGATCTTTGGTTCACTTTTAGCACAATGTGACGAAGATTTCAATCCTTCTAAGAATGGAAACGAAATCTGTATCAGGGTTCTTATTACAAGTGCTTG CCTATCCTTTCAAGACTCCATCAGCAGAGAGCGGCTACTACATCGAGCTAATAGGGAATGCACGCTCAGTAGTATATCAGCAGCAAAAGCAGTTTTAATGATGATGTATTCACCTTGCGAGTATATTGCATTTCACGCCAGGTTGATGCTTTCTGAAGTGCTCCGATTAGAGGGCGAGGAACAACTGAAGCATTTGCTGAAGGATTTACAATTTATCGGCTCTGAAGTCACTTCGATGCCAGATAGACATCAAATACTAATTAGCATAATGGGTTTGGTATGCTACTCTGGACTACCTCAGTTTTACACGTGTGTTGTCAAATATAAAGGGGTAAAAGCTTTGTTAGCTTTTGTTCGGTGGTGGTTACGCAACGAGGCCCACTTTGAAGGTGTCAGCTTAAGTTCTCATGTGAGAGACACAACTAAATTGCGTTTATGCTGCATGATCGATATTGTTGATTGGGAAGGCAAGGAAATTCACCTATTTTTGGCTCTGTGGAGTTTAGCTGAGTTGATCAACCGTCACGAGGCTGAAGGAGGGTCAATAGATATTTTTGCTTGGGAAACAACTTATGGAAAAGAGTCATTCATCCATGATATTCATGATATCTGCGCTCGTACCAGCTCTTCTGGGCTTAGATGGTACTCGTCATACCTCCTAAGCTTATTTGGGATTTATGGCTTCCCTAGCAAGCTAGGCAAAAAAGTTTCGTCATTGTTTTGTGAAAAAGATTATGGTGATATGTATCTCGTCCTTCGAGATGGGAAGTCTATAGGCGTTCATAAAGTGGTTCTTCTCGTACGGTGTCCATCATTTCTTCCACCCGATGAAACATCCAACTCCTTTCCAGAGGATCAAGTTATGGACAAAATCCAGAAAACGAAAAGGGAAGTGACTCTCTCTGCTCATGTAGATGAGCAAGCAATTTTTAAAGTGTTAGATTTTGTATACTCAGGTTGCCTTAATGCTGAAGGGGAACTTGTGAGGAAGGCAAAGGTGCTAGCAAAACACTGCAATATACAACCTTTATTACATCTTTTGTGCAAGAAAAGGCCCAAATGGGGAGCTGCTGTACCTAATTTTGACTTGACTTCAGCTCTTGGGCCAGCTGGGCGTGATTATTC AGATGTGATCTTGGAAGCTACATCAAAAGAAGACACAGGAAGCTCCACCAACTGTTGCTCATTTCCGCGGCCTCATATCCATTCTCATAAGGCAATCTTAATGTCAAGCTGCAAGTATGTATGGGCTTTATTTCAATCTGGGATGCAAGAAAG CCGTTCAGAGACCCTAAAAATACCCGTCAGCTGGGAGGCTCTCTATAAATTTGTTGTCTGGGCATATTCAGGTGACGTGCCTAGACCATTGTCAGGATGTATGTGGGACAACATGGATATAGAGACAAAGATGTTGGAGTTACGGCCTTACATAGAGCTTTGTTGGCTTGCTGAGTTTTGGTTTATCGACGACCTTGGAAACGAATGTTCACAGGTGGTTGCCTCTTTTCTGGACTCACCCGAGTTGTCACTTAAACTAATTCAGTTTGCTGCGAGTTTCTCTCAGTGGGAAATTGTCAATATTGCGGCGAACAGGATCGCCTCCATTTATGGGAATCTTCGCTGTTCTAGTGCGCTTGATGTTCTGGACGAGGGGCTCGTTGAACTTATACGTCTGGCTTCTGTTCGGCTGTCTCAGGAATGA
- the LOC141623762 gene encoding protein ORANGE, chloroplastic-like codes for MVCLARILAVSLPTKPLILFNYPCPPSKFTPRNLHFSSKGRCLSSSSSDPSALDFDSPDPTNSAFCIIEGPETVQDFEKMELLEIQDNIRSRRNKIFLHMEEVRRLRIQQRIKSAELGVLKDEQENDLPSFPSFIPFLPPLNSGNLKQYYATCFSLIAGVMIFGGLLAPTLELKLGLGGTSYADFIQSMHLPMQLSQVDPIVASFSGGAVGVISALMVVEINNVKQQEHKRCKYCLGTGYLACARCSSTGSLVLVEPVSTINGSDQPLSPPKTTRCSNCSGSGKVMCPTCLCTGMAMASEHDPRIDPFD; via the exons ATGGTGTGTTTAGCTCGGATTCTGGCTGTTTCTCTTCCTACAAAACCCTTGATCTTATTCAACTATCCTTGTCCTCCTTCCAAATTCACTCCCCGTAACCTCCATTTCTCATCCAAAGGCCGCTGCTTGTCTTCGTCGTCTTCTGATCCCTCTGCTCTTGATTTCGACTCGCCTGATCCTACCAATTCTGC tttttgtATTATAGAAGGCCCTGAGACAGTGCAGGACTTTGAAAAAATGGAATTACTGGAGATACAAGATAATATTCGAAGCCGCCGAAATAAAATTTTCTTACACATGGAAGAG GTTCGTAGGCTGAGGATACAACAGAGAATCAAGAGTGCTGAATTAGGTGTATTGAAGGACGAACAAGAAAATGACTTACCGAGCTTCCCATCATTCATCCCGTTTTTGCCTCCGCTG AACTCAGGGAATCTTAAGCAATACTATGCTACTTGTTTCTCTCTGATTGCCGGAGTTATGATCTTCGGAGGCCTTCTAGCACCTACG TTGGAGCTTAAACTAGGTCTGGGGGGTACCTCATATGCCGATTTCATCCAAAGCATGCATTTGCCTATGCAATTGAG TCAGGTAGACCCAATTGTTGCTTCCTTCTCGGGCGGAGCTGTTGGAGTGATTTCGGCACTGATGGTGGTTGAGATAAACAACGTTAAACAACAGGAACATAAAAGATGCAAATACTGCCTTGGAACTG GCTATCTAGCATGTGCTCGTTGTTCCAGTACAGGTTCTTTGGTTCTTGTTGAACCTGTGTCGACAATTAATGGTTCTGATCAACCACTTTCACCACCCAAGACTACGAGGTGTTCAAATTGTTCAGGATCTGGAAAG GTCATGTGCCCTACTTGTCTTTGTACGGGGATGGCTATGGCAAGCGAACACGACCCCAGAATTGATCCATTTGATTAG